One Panicum virgatum strain AP13 chromosome 9K, P.virgatum_v5, whole genome shotgun sequence genomic region harbors:
- the LOC120650756 gene encoding auxin response factor 22-like — protein sequence MKEAAGDERCLDPQLWHACAGGMVQMPPVRSRVYYFPQGHAEHAHGGGAAELAAAAGARGLPPLVLCCVAGVRFLADPETDEVFAKIRLVPVPPAEAGFRGPDELGGDPAYAREKLSSFAKTLTQSDANNGGGFSVPRYCAETIFPKLDYRADPPVQTVLAKDVHGEVWKFRHIYRGTPRRHLLTTGWSTFVNQKKLVAGDSIVFLRTEHGELCVGIRRAKRVSCGGMECMSGWNAPGYGAFSAFLKDEESKMMKGPAGYMRGKGKVKIADVVEAASLAAGGQPFEVVYYPRASTPEFVVKAASVQNAMRNQWCPGMRFKMAFETEDSSRISWFMGTISSVQVADPIRWSNSPWRLLQVTWDEPDLLQNVKCVNPWLVELVSSIPPIHLGPFSPPRKKLRVPQHPDFPFDSQLLNPIFHGNPLGPSNSPICCFPGNAPAGIQVARHAQFGLPLTDHQLNKLHLGLFQGGGFNRFEAITPQSHISKGFMITSAPVKESVSCLLTIGTPHGTEKSDDRKKPHIMLFGKPILTEQQMNSGGSRETFSPEVTGNSSSDGNAQKTGNVSDGSGSSICIGFPSQGREASDLGLEVGHCKVFMESEDVGRTIDLSVFGSYEELYGQLADMFGIEKAEIMSHLRYRDAAGAVKHTGEEPFSDFMKVARRLTITEGSVERLQKPLIEYMVERA from the exons atgaaggaggcggcgggcgacgaGAGGTGCCTTGACCCGCAGCTGTGGCACGCGTGCGCCGGCGGCATGGTGCAGATGCCCCCCGTGCGCTCCCGGGTCTACTACTTCCCGCAGGGCCACGCGGAgcacgcgcacggcggcggggcggcggagctcgctgccgccgccggggcgcgcGGGCTCCCGCCGCTCGTGCTCTGCTGCGTCGCCGGGGTGCGCTTCCTGGCCGATCCGGAGACGGACGAGGTGTTCGCCAAGATCCGCCTCGTACCGGTCCCGCCCGCCGAGGCGGGCTTCCGGGGCCCCGACGAGCTCGGCGGCGACCCCGCCTACGCCCGGGAGAAGCTGTCCTCCTTCGCCAAGACGCTCACGCAGTCCGACGCCAACAACGGCGGCGGCTTCTCGGTACCGCGCTACTGCGCCGAGACCATCTTCCCCAAGCTCGACTACCGGGCCGACCCGCCCGTGCAGACGGTGCTCGCCAAGGACGTGCACGGGGAGGTCTGGAAGTTCCGCCACATTTACCGGGGCACGCCGCGCCGGCATTTGCTCACCACGGGCTGGAGCACCTTCGTCAACCAGAAGAAGCTCGTCGCGGGGGACTCCATCGTCTTCCTGCGCACCGAGCATGGCGAGCTCTGCGTCGGGATTCGCCGTGCCAAGCGGGTGTCCTGCGGTGGCATGGAGTGCATGTCCGGCTGGAACGCCCCGGGGTACGGGGCCTTCTCGGCGTTcttgaaggatgaggagagcaAGATGATGAAGGGGCCTGCCGGGTACATGAGAGGCAAGGGGAAGGTGAAGATCGCAGATGTCGTTGAGGCCGCAAGCCTGGCGGCGGGCGGGCAACCATTTGAGGTGGTGTACTACCCGAGGGCTAGCACACCAGAGTTTGTTGTGAAGGCTGCATCAGTGCAGAACGCGATGAGGAATCAGTGGTGCCCAGGGATGAGGTTCAAGATGGCATTTGAGACAGAGGATTCGTCAAGGATCAGCTGGTTTATGGGGACAATATCTTCTGTTCAGGTTGCTGATCCAATCCGTTGGTCAAATTCACCGTGGAGGCTTCTTCAG GTGACATGGGATGAACCAGACTTACTGCAGAATGTGAAATGTGTCAACCCATGGCTAGTGGAGCTTGTATCAAGCATTCCACCGATTCACCTGGGACCATTTTCTCCACCTAGAAAGAAGTTGCGGGTGCCTCAACATCCTGACTTTCCGTTTGACAGTCAGCTGTTGAATCCAATTTTCCACGGCAACCCACTTGGTCCAAGCAACAGCCCCATTTGCTGTTTCCCGGGCAACGCTCCTGCAGGCATACAGGTAGCCAGGCATGCTCAATTTGGTTTACCCCTAACAGACCACCAGCTTAACAAGCTGCACCTCGGTCTGTTCCAAGGCGGCGGTTTTAACCGATTTGAAGCGATCACTCCGCAATCGCACATATCCAAAGGTTTCATGATCACCAGTGCACCAGTCAAAGAGAGTGTCTCTTGCTTGTTGACAATTGGCACACCACATGGCACAGAGAAATCTGATGACAGAAAGAAACCCCATATAATGCTGTTTGGAAAGCCTATCCTAACCGAGCAGCAGATGAATTCTGGAGGTTCAAGGGAAACATTCTCCCCTGAGGTTACTGGAAACAGTTCATCTGATGGCAATGCACAGAAGACAGGAAATGTATCTGACGGTTCTGGTTCATCAATCTGCATTGGTTTCCCATCTCAAGGTCGCGAGGCTTCAGACCTTGGGTTAGAAGTCGGGCATTGCAAGGTATTTATGGAATCAGAGGATGTTGGTCGGACCATCGATTTGTCTGTCTTTGGATCTTATGAAGAGCTGTATGGTCAGTTAGCTGACATGTTTGGAATCGAGAAAGCAGAAATAATGAGCCATCTCCGTTACCGCGACGCTGCTGGTGCTGTCAAGCATACCGGTGAAGAACCATTCAG TGACTTCATGAAAGTAGCACGGAGGCTCACCATAACAGAGGGAAGCGTGGAGAGGCTGCAGAAACCTCTCATCGAATATATGGTGGAGCGGGCTTGA